A genomic stretch from Helianthus annuus cultivar XRQ/B chromosome 1, HanXRQr2.0-SUNRISE, whole genome shotgun sequence includes:
- the LOC110876810 gene encoding uncharacterized protein LOC110876810 encodes MAEEDAFLLTTLKVVYVLTTPIPEILEEGNLEQIGKRSKWENENYICLGHILKGMSDPLFDVYQNAETAKLLWDTLEAKYMAEDSSSKKFLVSNFNNYKMVDERPVMEQYNELLRILGQFAQHDMKTDESISVSSIINKLSPSWKDFKHNLKHQKGELTLVELGSHFRIEEGLRAQEKCWSMMKRNRLESLL; translated from the coding sequence ATGGCAGAAGAAGATGCATTTCTTCTAACAACGTTGAAGGTTGTGTACGTGTTGACTACTCCAATTCCGGAGATACTGGAGGAGGGCAATCTGGAGCAAATCGGGAAGAGGTCAAAGTGGGAGAACGAAAATTACATATGTCTTGGCCACATTCTGAAGGGTATGTCTGATCCCTTATTTGATGTTTATCAAAATGCTGAAACTGCAAAGTTACTATGGGACACTTTGGAAGCCAAATACATGGCAGAAGATTCTTCTAGTAAGAAGTTTCTTGTCagtaattttaacaattacaaAATGGTTGATGAAAGGCCTGTCATGGAACAGTATAATGAATTATTACGAATTCTGGGGCAATTTGCCCAACATGATATGAAAACGGATGAATCCATCTCTGTTTCAAGTATTATTAACAAATTATCTCCTTCCTGGAAAGATTTTAAACATAATCTGAAACATCAGAAAGGAGAGTTAACTTTGGTTGAACTTGGAAGTCACTTCAGAATTGAAGAAGGCTTGAGAGCACAGGAAAAGTGTTGGTCAATGATGAAAAGAAACAGGCTAGAGAGTCTTCTTTGA
- the LOC110876735 gene encoding ethylene-response factor C3, with product MNSERREKGDKVNQYVGVRKRPWGKFAAEIRDSTRKGKRVWLGTFNTAEEAALAYDQASYSMRGSSSVVNFSVETVKDSLNGIQQFSNMDGESPALAIKAMHKLQRMSLSSNSSEENKQQKDLLILEDLGSDLLEELLSSW from the coding sequence ATGAATTCAGAGAGGAGAGAAAAAGGTGACAAGGTGAATCAATACGTTGGTGTTCGAAAGAGGCCATGGGGAAAGTTTGCCGCGGAGATAAGAGATTCGACAAGAAAGGGGAAGAGGGTCTGGCTAGGGACCTTTAATACCGCAGAGGAAGCAGCTTTGGCATATGATCAAGCATCATACTCGATGAGGGGTTCCTCATCTGTAGTAAACTTTTCAGTTGAAACCGTTAAGGACTCCCTAAATGGCATCCAACAATTCAGCAACATGGATGGAGAGTCTCCTGCACTCGCTATAAAGGCGATGCATAAGCTTCAGCGAATGTCTTTGTCATCCAATTCGAGTGAAGAAAACAAGCAGCAGAAAGACTTGCTGATTTTGGAAGATCTAGGATCTGACTTGTTGGAGGAGTTGTTAAGTTCATGGTGA